The Pan troglodytes isolate AG18354 chromosome 1, NHGRI_mPanTro3-v2.0_pri, whole genome shotgun sequence genome includes a region encoding these proteins:
- the STYXL2 gene encoding serine/threonine/tyrosine-interacting-like protein 2, with amino-acid sequence MATRKDTEEEQVVPSEEDEANLRAVQAHYLRSPSPSQYSMVSDAETESIFMEPIHLSSAMAAKQIINEELKPRGVRADAECPGMLESAEQLLVEDLYNRVREKMDDTSLYNTPCVLDLQRALVQDRQEAPWNEVDEVWPNVFIAEKSVAVNKGRLKRLGITHILNAAHGTGVYTGPEFYTGLEIQYLGVEVDDFPEVDISQHFRKAAEFLDEALLTYRGKVLVSSEMGISRSAVLVVAYLMIFHNMAILEALMTVRKKRAIYPNDGFLKQLRELNEKLMEEREEDYGREGGSAEAEEGEGTGSTLGARVHALTVEEEDDSASHLSGSSLGKATQASKPLTLIDEEEEEKLYEQWKKGQGLLSDKVPQDGGGLRSASAGQGGEELEDEDVERIIQEWQSRNERYQAEGYRRWGREEEEEEEEEKEEESDAGSSVGRRRRTLSESSAWESVSSHDIWVLKQQLELNRPDHGRRRRADSMSSESTWDAWNERLLEIEKEASRRYHAKSKREEAADRSSEAGSRVREDDEDSVGSEASSFYNFCSRNKDKLTALERWKIKRIQFGFHKKDLGAGDSSSEPGAEEAVGEKNPSDISLTAYQAWKLKHQEKVGSENKEEVVELSKGEDSALAKKRQRRLELLERSRQTLEESQSMASWEADSSTASGSIPLSAFWSAAPSVSADGDTTSVLSTQSHRSHLSQAASNIAGCSTSNPTTPLPNLPVGPGDTISIASIQNWIANVVSETLAQKQNEMLLLSRSPSVASMKAVPAASCLGDDQVSMLSGQSSSSLGGCLLPQSQARPSSDMQSVLSCNTTLSSPVESCRSKVRGTSKPIFSLFTDNVDLKELGRKEKEMQMELREKMSEYKMEKLASDNKRSSLFKKKKVKEDEDDGVGDGDEDTDSAIGSFRYSSRGNSQKPETDTCSSLAVCDHYASGSRVGKEMDSSVNKWLSGLRTEEKPPFQSDWSGSSRGKYTRSSLLRETESKSSSYKFSKSQSEEQDTSSYHEANGNSVRSTSRFSSSSTREGREMHKFSRSTYNETSSSREESPEPHFFRRTPESSEREESPEPQRPNWARSRDWEDVEESSKSDFSEFGAKRKFTQSFMRSEEEGEKERTENREEGRFASGRRSQYRRSTDREEEEEMDDEAIIAAWRRRQEETRAKLQKRRED; translated from the exons ATGGCGACCAGAAAGGACACAGAGGAGGAGCAGGTAGTCCCAAGCGAGGAGGACGAAGCCAACCTGAGGGCGGTGCAGGCCCACTACCTCCGAAGCCCCTCCCCTAGCCA GTATTCGATGGTCTCagatgcagaaacagaaagcatTTTCATGGAACCCATTCACCTCTCCTCAGCCATGGCAGCCAAACAGATCATCAATGAAG AACTCAAGCCACGGGGGGTCAGAGCAGACGCAGAGTGTCCAGGCATGCTGGAGTCTGCTGAACAGCTGCTGGTGGAGGACCTGTACAACCGCGTCAGGGAGAAGATGGATGACACCAGCCTCTATAATACACCGTGTGTCCTGGACCTACAGCGGGCCCTGGTTCAGGATCGCCAAGAGGCGCCCTGGAATGAGGTGGATGAGGTCTGGCCCAATGTCTTCATAGCTGAGAA GAGTGTGGCTGTGAACAAGGGGAGGCTGAAGAGGCTGGGAATCACCCACATTCTGAATGCTGCGCATGGCACCGGCGTTTACACTGGCCCCGAATTCTACACTGGCCTGGAGATCCAGTACCTGGGTGTAGAGGTGGATGACTTTCCTGAGGTGGACATTTCCCAGCATTTCCGGAAGGCGGCTGAGTTCCTGGATGAGGCGCTGCTGACTTACAGAG gGAAAGTCCTGGTCAGCAGCGAAATGGGCATCAGCCGGTCAGCAGTGCTGGTGGTCGCCTACCTGATGATCTTCCACAACATGGCCATCCTGGAGGCTTTGATGACCGTGCGTAAGAAGCGGGCCATCTACCCCAATGACGGCTTCCTGAAGCAGCTGCGGGAGCTCAATGAGAAGTtgatggaggagagagaagaggactATGGCCGGGAGGGGGGATcagctgaggctgaggagggcgagGGCACTGGGAGCACGCTCGGGGCCAGAGTGCACGCCCTGACGGTGGAAGAGGAGGACGACAGCGCCAGCCACCTGAGTGGCTCCTCCCTGGGGAAGGCCACCCAGGCCTCCAAGCCCCTCACCCTCAtagacgaggaggaggaggagaaactgTACGAGCAGTGGAAGAAGGGGCAGGGCCTCCTCTCAGACAAGGTCCCCCAGGATGGAGGTGGCTTGCGCTCAGCCTCCGCTGGCCAGGGTGGGGAGGAGCTCGAGGACGAGGACGTGGAGAGGATCATCCAGGAGTGGCAGAGCCGAAACGAGAGGTACCAAGCAGAAGGGTACcggaggtggggaagggaggaggaggaggaggaggaggaggagaaggaggaggagagcgACGCTGGCTCCTCGGTGGGGAGGCGGCGGCGCACCCTGAGCGAGAGCAGCGCCTGGGAGAGCGTGAGCAGCCACGACATCTGGGTCCTGAAGCAGCAGCTGGAGCTGAACCGCCCGGACCACGGCAGGAGGCGCCGCGCAGACTCGATGTCCTCGGAGAGCACCTGGGACGCATGGAACGAGAGGCTGCTGGAGATTGAGAAGGAGGCTTCCCGGAGGTACCACgccaagagcaagagagaggaggcGGCGGACAGGAGCTCAGAAGCAGGGAGCAGGGTGCGGGAGGATGATGAGGACAGCGTGGGCTCTGAGGCCAGTTCCTTCTACAACTtctgcagcaggaacaaggaCAAGCTCACTGCCCTGGAAAGATGGAAGATCAAGAGAATCCAATTTGGATTTCACAAGAAAGACTTGGGAGCGGGAGACAGCAGCAGTGAGCCCGGTGCAGAGGAGGCAGTAGGGGAGAAGAACCCCTCCGACATCAGCCTGACAGCCTACCAGGCCTGGAAGCTGAAACACCAGGAGAAGGTGGGCAGTGAGAAcaaggaggaggtggtggagcTCAGCAAGGGGGAGGACTCGGCCTTGGCTAAGAAGAGACAACGGAGGCTGGAGCTGCTGGAGAGAAGCCGGCAGACGCTGGAGGAGAGCCAGTCTATGGCAAGCTGGGAGGCGGACAGCTCCACCGCCAGCGGGAGCATTCCCCTGTCTGCGTTCTGGTCTGCAGCCCCCTCAGTCAGTGCTGATGGGGACACGACGTCAGTACTGAGCACCCAGAGCCACCGCTCCCACCTGTCTCAGGCTGCAAGCAACATAGCGGGGTGTTCAACCTCCAACCCCACCACACCCCTGCCTAACCTGCCAGTGGGGCCTGGAGACACCATTTCCATTGCCAGTATCCAGAACTGGATTGCCAATGTAGTCAGCGAGACCCTTGCTCAGAAGCAAAATGAAATGCTGCTGTTGTCCCGCTCACCGTCTGTTGCAAGCATGAAGGCAGTACCAGCGGCCAGCTGCCTGGGGGATGACCAAGTCTCCATGCTTAGTGGACAGAGCAGCTCCTCCCTGGGTGGCTGCCTGTTGCCTCAGAGCCAGGCAAGACCCAGCTCTGACATGCAGTCTGTGCTGTCCTGCAACACCACACTGAGCTCACCCGTGGAAAGTTGCAGAAGCAAAGTGAGGGGGACCAGCAAGCCCATCTTCAGCCTCTTTACTGACAATGTGGACCTAAAGGAACTTGGCCGCAAGGAGAAGGAGATGCAGATGGAGCTTAGGGAGAAGATGTCTGAGTACAAAATGGAAAAGCTGGCCTCAGACAACAAACGCAGCTCCCTCTTCAAGAAGAAGAAGGTCAAGGAAGATGAGGATGATGGTGTGGGTGATGGGGATGAGGACACTGACAGTGCCATAGGGAGCTTCCGATATTCTTCCCGCGGTAATTCCCAGAAACCTGAAACAGACACATGCTCCTCCCTGGCTGTCTGTGATCACTATGCAAGCGGCAGCAGAGTTGGCAAAGAGATGGATAGCAGTGTTAATAAGTGGCTCAGTGGCCTCAGGACAGAGGAAAAACCTCCTTTCCAAAGTGACTGGTCTGGAAGTTCCAGAGGGAAGTACACCAGATCGTCCCTGCTCAGGGAGACAGAGTCTAAATCCTCCAGTTACAAGTTTTCCAAATCCCAGTCAGAGGAACAGGACACCTCCTCCTACCACGAGGCAAATGGCAACTCTGTAAGAAGCACTTCACGGTTCTCATCTTCCTCCACCAGGGAGGGCAGAGAGATGCACAAGTTCTCCAGGTCCACGTACAACGAGACCTCAAGTTCCCGAGAGGAGAGCCCAGAGCCCCACTTCTTCCGCCGGACCCCAGAGTCCTCAGAAAGGGAAGAGTCGCCAGAGCCACAGCGCCCAAATTGGGCCAGGTCCAGGGACTGGGAAGATGTGGAAGAGTCATCCAAGTCAGACTTCTCTGAATTTGGAGCCAAGAGGAAGTTCACCCAGAGCTTTATGAGGTctgaagaagagggagagaaagagaggacagaaaacagagaagaagggAGGTTTGCATCTGGACGGCGGTCCCAGTATCGGAGAAGCACtgacagggaggaagaggaagaaatggaCGATGAAGCCATCATTGCTGCTTGGAGACGCCGGCAAGAAGAAACCAGGGCCAAGCtgcagaaaaggagggaggacTGA